From Streptosporangiales bacterium:
CCGCCCTCGTCTTGCTGTTCCTGCTCGCCTTGGCGGCGATCCCCGGGTCGCTGGTCCCTCAACGCACGGTGAACCCGGGACGGGTCGCGCAGTACTTCGTCGACAACCCGGACCTCGCTCCGTTCCTGGACACGTTGTCCGCGTTCGACGTGTTCGGCTCGCCGTGGTTCGCGGCGATCTACCTGCTGCTGTTCCTCTCGCTGGTCGGGTGCATCGTGCCCCGTACCCGCGCACACCTCAGGCAGATGCGGGCACGGCCGCCAGCGCCGCCGCGTCACTTCGACCGGCTGCCGCACACCAGGTGTATCGAGGTCGAGGCGACGACGCCTGGCGAGGCGGTGGAGGCGGCGCGGGCGCTGCTGCGGGCGCGGCGATTCCGGGTCGACGTCTTCGCGGGTGACCAACCCGCGGTCGCTGCGGAGAGGGGGTACCTGCGTGAGACGGGCAACCTGCTGTTCCACCTCGCACTACTGGTGTTGCTGCTCGCCGTCGCGGTCGGATCACTGTTCGGCTATCGCGGCAACGTTCTCGTCACCGAGGGCGATGGGTTCGCCAACGCGGTCATCGCGTACGACTCCATACAGAAGGGCAGACTCTTCCAGGACACCCGGATGGCGCCGTTCACCGTGACACTCGACGAGTTCCGCGCGTCGTACGTGGCAACCGGCGAGGGCCGCGGCACCCCGGAACGGTTCGACGCGTATGTCAGATATCGGGAGCGGCCGGATGCGCCTACCAGGCGGTACGACCTGCGGGTCAACGCGCCACTCGCCATGGACGGCACCAGCGTCTACCTGCTCGGCCACGGCTACTCTCCAGAGTTCACCGTCCGCGACGGCAAGGGCAACGTCGTCTATACCGGTGCTGCACCGTTCGTCCCGCAGGAGACCCAGACGTTCGTGTCCAAGGGCGTGGTCAAGGCGGTCTCGGCCGAACCTCAGATGGGCTTCGAGATGTTCTTCCTGCCGACGTTCAAGGTGACCAAGCGCGGGCCGACGTCCGCGTTCCCGGCGCCCCTCGACCCCGTCGTGCTGATGGTCGCATACGAGGGCGACCTCGGTGTCGACGACGGCACGGCGCAGTCGGTGTTCACGCTCGACACCACCAAGATGACGCAGGTGCGGCTGCCGCAGCAGAGTCAGCTGATGCGGCCCGGGCAGACCGCCGAACTGCCCGGTGAGCGCGGCAGCGTGGAGTTCACTGGCCTGAAGGAGTACGCGACCCTCCAGGTCAACCGCGACCCGGGCAAGGGCCCCGCACTGGCCAGCACGGCGGTCGCGATCGGTGCGCTCCTGCTGTCACTGTTCATCCGGCGCCGCAGGGTATGGGTACGGGCCAGCACGGGTGCGACCGGACACGTTGTCGTGGAGTTCGGTGGGTTGCATCGCAGCGAGGGCGACCGTGCGTTCACCACCGAGTTCACGAACCTCGTCGAGGCGATGCGCACGAGGCTGTCCGCATCGCGCGGAGCCACAGAAGGGAAGCAGTGACCACATGACCTCGGACACCTACGCCGGCTACTCCCACTTCCTGATGGACGCCACGATCGTCTGCTACTCGATCGCGATGCTGGCGTACGTGATGGAGATGCTGACCGCCAGGGTTGCGTCATCGGTGAGCCGCTCGGCGAAGACGCCGGCACTCGTCGGCGCGGCGAGCTCGCCCGCTCCAGCCGAGGCCCCCAGCAGTACAGCGGACGAAGGCGATCCGGCCGCCGAGGGTCCCGGTGTGAGCGCACTGCTCTTCGGTCGTGCGGCAGTCGTGTCACCGTCGTTGGCTGGCTGTTGCACCTCGCCCAGATCGTGACCCGTGGCATGGCCACCGACCGGTGGCCGTGGGGCAACATGTACGAGTTCACCTCGGCGATCTGCTTCATGGCGGTGACGGTGTTCCTCGGCCTCCTGATCCGTCACCAGGTGCGGTTCCTCGGCCTCTACGTGCTCGCGGTCGTGGAGCTCGGTCTCGGTGTCGCCGGAGTCCTGCTGTACACGTCCGCGGGTCCGCTCGTGCCCGCGCTGGACTCGTACTGGATCGCGATCCACGTGACCGCCGCCATCGTGGCCGTCGGCCTGTTCGCAGTCGGCGCGGTGCTCTCGGCGCTCTATCTGTTCGCCGAGCGGTACCAGCGGAGGCTCGCCGCGGGCGCGCCCACAGGATCGGCCGGTCTGCTGCACCTGATCCCGGCCGGCGATGTGCTCGACTCGCTCGCCTACCGGGTGATCGCGGTCGCGTTCCCGATCTGGACCTTCGCGGTCGTCGCCGGCGCGATCTGGGCGGAGGCGGCATGGGGACGATACTGGGGGTGGGACCCGAAGGAGACCTGGTCGTTCATCGTCTGGGTCTGCTACGCCGCCTACCTGCATGCCCGTGTCACCGCCGGATGGCGTGGGCGCAGAGCCGCGATCATCGCCCTGGCCGGGCTCACCGCGATCCTCGTCAACTTCTTCGTCGTCAACATCTGGATCGTCGGCCTGCACTCCTACGCGTGAAGCGACGACTCGGGGAGGTGGAACGCGTCCGCTCCGGCGGCGACGGATCCGACCTGCAGGATGCCGAGCGGTCAGGTCCGGTAGCATCGATATATGAACAGACCTTCAGATGAACGGGTCAGTGCGGTCGATACGTGTGCCGTGCGGGTCGTCGACGCCGAACAGGTGGCGGCCGTGTCTGCCCGGATGCCGGCCGACGGCGACGTGGCCGACACGGCGGACGTGTTCGGTCTGCTCGCCGATCCGGGTCGTCTCCGGCTGCTCGTCGCGCTCCTCGACGGGGAGCTGTGCGTGTGCGACCTGGCCGCGGTGACCGGTTTGAGCGAGTCGTCGGTGTCGCATGCGCTGCGGCTGCTGAGAGCGCATCGAGTGGTGTCGGTGCGGCGCTCCGGTCGGATGGCGTACTACCGGTTGGACGACGCGCACGTGCGGATGCTGCTCGACCTGGCGATGGCGCACACCGAGCACACCGACGCGGTCCACCCGGAACGGGACAGCTGAATGGGCCACGGACACGACCACGGCGCCTCGGCGACCGGTCACGCGGGCGGGCGGCACCGGTGGCGGCTCGCCGCCGCGTTCGCACTCATCGCCTCGTTCTTCGTCGTCGAGCTGGTCTACGGGCTGCTGTCAGGATCGCTGGCGCTGCTCTCCGACGCCGGCCACATAGCCGCCGACGTGGTCACCCTCGCCGCGGCGCTGGTGGCGACCCGGATCGCCACCCGGCGCGACAGCACCGGCCGACGCACCTACGGCTCGTACCGGGCCGAGATCTTCGCCTCGCTGCTCGCCGTGCTCGTCATGGTCGGCGTCGCGGTGTACATCGTCATCGAGGCGTTACGCCGCATCGGGGGCGACGCCGAGGTCGCCTTCGGACCCATGCTCGTCGTCGGATCCATCGGTCTGGTCGTCAACGTCGCCGCCTTGCTGCTCCTGCGTTCCGGCGCCAGCGAGAGCCTCAACGTCAAGGGCGCCTACCTCGAGGTGGTCGCCGATACGGCCGGGTCGGTCGGTGTCATCGTCGCCGGCGTGCTGGTCTCGCTCACCGGTCAACCGGTGTGGGACACCCTGGTCGCGCTCGCGATCGGCGTGTTCGTGGTCGTCCGCGCCGTCATGCTGGGACGCCAGGTGTTCGCGGTGCTCGGCCAACACGCGCCAGAAGGGATGGACGTCGACGGCGTGGCCAGTGATCTGGCTGACGTGACGGGTGTGCAGGACGTCCACGACCTGCACCTGTGGACGTTGACGTCCGGCATGAATGTCGCGACCGCCCACCTGGTCGCCGACGACCGGGCGAACACGCACGCCGTCCTCGACCAGGCCCGCCAGGTGCTGCGAGAACGCCACGGCGTCGCACACGCCACACTGCAGGTCGAGCCACTCGACCACACCGGCTGCGACGAGCTCAACTGGTGACTCCACCGGGACTCGTGCTCGCGCACGGCGGCGACCAGCCGTTGCCGCCGCTGACGATCGACATGGTGTTCACCAGCTGGGCGGCCGAGCCCGTCGTGCTCATCGCCCTGGTCGTCGCGGCGCTTCTGTACGGGTGGGGCGTGTACCGCCTCCACCGACGCGGCGTGACCTGGAGCCGGTGGCGCAGCCTGTTCTGGCTCGCCGGCCTCACCGTGATCTTCACGGCGACGTCGAGCAGCGTCGGCGTCTATGACACGACGCTGTTCAGCGTGCACACGGTCCAGCACATGATGTTGCAGATGTTCGCGCCCGTCCCGCTGGCGCTCGCGGCGCCGGTCACGCTGGCGCTGCGGGCTCTGCCCACCGGAGGCCGGAAAGCCCTGGTCACGGTGCTGCACTCGCGCGTGGCCCGCGTGGTCACGCACCCGCTCGTCGCGTTCGCGCTGTTCGTGACCGCGACGTTCGGGCTCTACTACACACCTCTGTACGAGGCGACCCTGCGGTACGAGTGGCTGCACAACCTCAACCACGTGCACTTCATCGTGTTGGGCTGCCTGCTGTACTTCACCCTGCTGGGCCTGGACCCCCTGCCCAACCCGCTGCCGTTCATCCACCGGTTCCTGCTGATCATCTTCGCCGGCGTGTCCCACGTCGTGCTCGGCATCCCGATCATGATGGGAGGACAGGTCTTCGCCGAGGACTTCTACCGCGACCTCGGACGCACCTGGGGACCCACCCTGATCGCCGACCAACAGACCGGCGGCGCGATCCTGTGGGCCCTCGGCGACGTCACCGTCATGCTCTTCCTCCTTGGCTTCCTCGCCCAGTGGGTCCGCTCCGACGTCCGCGACGCTCGCCGCATCGACCGCCACCTCGACCGCACCTACGGCGACGCCGAAACCCTCCCACCCTGGTGGCAGCATACTGACGCCGGCCGACAGGCGGAGGGCGTGGGTTCTCAGGACCGGGACCCTTGCCGGGCCTCACCCCCCTGGACCACGCTGACCAGACCGTCCGTGCATGATGCGCCCGACGACGGAGAACGACGCGGAGCCACCTTCCAGAGCACTCGTCGGTGGGCGCCGAGGTATCCGATCCCGCACCGTCACCATCGCACGGACAACAGGCGCAAGGTAGAAGTAATGGGTTAGCGCGAAGGGTTCGCATTAACCCACAGACAGGCATTGAATTGTCAGCCAACCCCACTCGCTCGAGGAACGCGAGCCACATGCGAACGCTTCCCATCTCTACACATCCCTTGCACTCACCAAATCCGGCCGGAGACCATCTGGTGAGCAAGCAGTGCACCGATGGAGGGGCTGGCCCGAATGAGCGCAGAACGCGAATACTCCGACGAGCAATCCTCGGGAGAATTCAGCGCGAGTACGGGCCATACGCACGTCCACGCGACCGAACCGCATCGGGCCCGTAATGCGCAGGTAGATCCCGGATCACACGCCGGCCACGGCCATGACCACGGCGATGTCCATGGGCACGGACATGGTCACGGCCACGAGCACGGCCATGAACACCGAACCGGGTTCGTAGGCGCCTTGGTCTCGGTCTTTCGTCCGCACAGTCACGACGCGGCGGACTCGATCGATGGTGCCCTGGTCGCCAGCAGGGCCGGTATCAGAGCGGTCAAGATCTCCCTGGTAGGTCTCGGCATCACGGCCGGACTGCAACTGGTCGTGGTCGCGATCACCGGCTCGATCGCGTTACTCGCCGACACGATCCACAACTTCTCCGACGCGCTGACGGCCGTACCGCTGTGGTTGGCGTTCTCCCTCGGCATGCGGCCGGTCACGCGGAAGTTCACCCACGGGTACCATCGGGCCGAGGACCTCGCGGGGCTGTTCATCGTGTTGATGATCGCGCTGTCGGCTGTCGTCGCGGGTTACCAGGCGATCGATCGGTTGATCAACCCACGAGCGATCGAATATGTCGGGCTCGTGGCGTTGGCCGGGGTCATCGGGTTCATCGGCAACGAGGCCGTTGCCATCTATCGCATCCGGGTGGGTCGACAGATCGGCTCGGCTGCACTGGTCGCGGACGGCTACCACGCTCGCACGGACGGGCTCACGTCGCTCGCGGTGCTGATCGGCGCGGGCGGCGTGGCGCTCGGATTCCCGCTCGCCGACCCGATCATCGGCCTCGTCATCTCCGCCGCCATCCTCGTCGTCCTCAAGCAGGCGGCCGGCTCCGTGTTCCGGCGGGCGATGGACGGGATCGAGCCGGAGATCGTCGACGACCTGGAGTCCGCCGCGCTCGCGACCGACGGCGTGCTGTCCGTCGAGCGGTGTCGTGCCCGCTGGATCGGGCACGGACTCGCGGCCGAGATGAGCCTCTCGGTGAACGGCGCGCTCCACGTCGGCGATGCCGACCACATCGTGCATGACGTGGAGCACCGCCTCCGTGCGCGGGTTCCGAAGCTTCGCACGGTCACGATCTCCGTCACGGCAGCCGGGAGCCAACAGGACCAGGTCATGGCAGAGCCAAGGGCCGACTGAAGGTAGGGATCAGGATGCACCTCCGCACGTTGTCCACATGGACCGCCGCTGTCGTGGCGGGCACCTTACTTGCGGGATGTACCGGGACCGGCGGAGACAGCGGCGACGACGAGTTCGACGG
This genomic window contains:
- a CDS encoding cytochrome c biogenesis protein ResB gives rise to the protein MSERPSESGQATTASPDPVIEYESDLGTTPVEPTPLRPRGGGLTGTVRWGWRQLTSMRTALVLLFLLALAAIPGSLVPQRTVNPGRVAQYFVDNPDLAPFLDTLSAFDVFGSPWFAAIYLLLFLSLVGCIVPRTRAHLRQMRARPPAPPRHFDRLPHTRCIEVEATTPGEAVEAARALLRARRFRVDVFAGDQPAVAAERGYLRETGNLLFHLALLVLLLAVAVGSLFGYRGNVLVTEGDGFANAVIAYDSIQKGRLFQDTRMAPFTVTLDEFRASYVATGEGRGTPERFDAYVRYRERPDAPTRRYDLRVNAPLAMDGTSVYLLGHGYSPEFTVRDGKGNVVYTGAAPFVPQETQTFVSKGVVKAVSAEPQMGFEMFFLPTFKVTKRGPTSAFPAPLDPVVLMVAYEGDLGVDDGTAQSVFTLDTTKMTQVRLPQQSQLMRPGQTAELPGERGSVEFTGLKEYATLQVNRDPGKGPALASTAVAIGALLLSLFIRRRRVWVRASTGATGHVVVEFGGLHRSEGDRAFTTEFTNLVEAMRTRLSASRGATEGKQ
- a CDS encoding metalloregulator ArsR/SmtB family transcription factor; the protein is MNRPSDERVSAVDTCAVRVVDAEQVAAVSARMPADGDVADTADVFGLLADPGRLRLLVALLDGELCVCDLAAVTGLSESSVSHALRLLRAHRVVSVRRSGRMAYYRLDDAHVRMLLDLAMAHTEHTDAVHPERDS
- a CDS encoding cation diffusion facilitator family transporter encodes the protein MGHGHDHGASATGHAGGRHRWRLAAAFALIASFFVVELVYGLLSGSLALLSDAGHIAADVVTLAAALVATRIATRRDSTGRRTYGSYRAEIFASLLAVLVMVGVAVYIVIEALRRIGGDAEVAFGPMLVVGSIGLVVNVAALLLLRSGASESLNVKGAYLEVVADTAGSVGVIVAGVLVSLTGQPVWDTLVALAIGVFVVVRAVMLGRQVFAVLGQHAPEGMDVDGVASDLADVTGVQDVHDLHLWTLTSGMNVATAHLVADDRANTHAVLDQARQVLRERHGVAHATLQVEPLDHTGCDELNW
- a CDS encoding cytochrome c oxidase assembly protein — translated: MTPPGLVLAHGGDQPLPPLTIDMVFTSWAAEPVVLIALVVAALLYGWGVYRLHRRGVTWSRWRSLFWLAGLTVIFTATSSSVGVYDTTLFSVHTVQHMMLQMFAPVPLALAAPVTLALRALPTGGRKALVTVLHSRVARVVTHPLVAFALFVTATFGLYYTPLYEATLRYEWLHNLNHVHFIVLGCLLYFTLLGLDPLPNPLPFIHRFLLIIFAGVSHVVLGIPIMMGGQVFAEDFYRDLGRTWGPTLIADQQTGGAILWALGDVTVMLFLLGFLAQWVRSDVRDARRIDRHLDRTYGDAETLPPWWQHTDAGRQAEGVGSQDRDPCRASPPWTTLTRPSVHDAPDDGERRGATFQSTRRWAPRYPIPHRHHRTDNRRKVEVMG
- a CDS encoding cation diffusion facilitator family transporter: MSAEREYSDEQSSGEFSASTGHTHVHATEPHRARNAQVDPGSHAGHGHDHGDVHGHGHGHGHEHGHEHRTGFVGALVSVFRPHSHDAADSIDGALVASRAGIRAVKISLVGLGITAGLQLVVVAITGSIALLADTIHNFSDALTAVPLWLAFSLGMRPVTRKFTHGYHRAEDLAGLFIVLMIALSAVVAGYQAIDRLINPRAIEYVGLVALAGVIGFIGNEAVAIYRIRVGRQIGSAALVADGYHARTDGLTSLAVLIGAGGVALGFPLADPIIGLVISAAILVVLKQAAGSVFRRAMDGIEPEIVDDLESAALATDGVLSVERCRARWIGHGLAAEMSLSVNGALHVGDADHIVHDVEHRLRARVPKLRTVTISVTAAGSQQDQVMAEPRAD